The following are encoded together in the Xanthomonas vesicatoria ATCC 35937 genome:
- the grpE gene encoding nucleotide exchange factor GrpE: protein MNQDHPEFDSEDLSQNPPETDPLKAEIESLRSEIALVKADALRERADLENQRKRIARDVENARKFANEKLLGELLPVFDSLDAGLTAAGTEPSPLRDGLDMTYKQLLKVAADNGLTLLDPVGQPFNPDQHQAISQGEADGIAPGHVVQVFQKGYLLNDRLLRPALVVVAKHD from the coding sequence ATGAACCAAGACCACCCCGAATTCGATTCCGAAGACCTGTCCCAGAACCCACCCGAGACCGATCCGCTCAAGGCCGAGATCGAGTCGCTGCGCAGCGAGATCGCCCTGGTCAAGGCCGACGCCCTGCGTGAGCGCGCCGATCTGGAAAACCAGCGCAAGCGCATCGCGCGCGATGTCGAGAACGCGCGCAAGTTCGCCAACGAGAAGCTGCTGGGCGAGCTGCTGCCGGTGTTCGACAGCCTGGACGCCGGCCTGACCGCAGCCGGTACCGAGCCCAGCCCGCTGCGTGATGGCCTGGACATGACCTACAAGCAACTGCTCAAGGTCGCGGCCGACAACGGCCTGACCCTGCTCGACCCGGTCGGCCAGCCGTTCAACCCGGATCAGCACCAGGCGATCAGCCAGGGCGAGGCCGACGGCATTGCGCCGGGCCATGTCGTACAGGTGTTCCAGAAGGGCTACCTGCTCAACGACCGTCTGCTGCGCCCGGCCCTGGTGGTCGTGGCCAAGCACGACTGA
- the hrcA gene encoding heat-inducible transcriptional repressor HrcA, producing the protein MLDPRARQLLRTLIARYIRDGEPVGSKTLAQHAGLDVSPATIRNILADLEDVGLLSSPHTSAGRVPTAHGYRVFVDSLVQMQPPGEEEVRRLRAELASGNGTQSLLGSASQMLSAMSHFVGVVSAPRREQFAFRHIDFVALDARRVLAILVFADNEVQNRVIEPRRAYEPAELERVANYLNAQFAGRALSDIRASLLRELRMAKNEMEQLLAHSVDLASEALVPADAEDMVMAGQARLMGVQDLSDLDRLRELFEAFASKREILQLLERTIQAPGVRIFIGEETGMVSLEDVSLVTAPYAANGQVLGVLGVIGPKRMAYDRLIPLVQTAAQVLGAAMEPPGVR; encoded by the coding sequence ATGCTCGACCCCCGCGCACGCCAGTTGCTGCGCACCTTGATCGCGCGCTACATCCGCGATGGCGAACCGGTGGGCTCGAAAACCCTGGCCCAGCATGCCGGGCTGGATGTGAGCCCAGCGACCATCCGCAATATTCTGGCCGATCTGGAGGACGTGGGCCTGCTCAGCTCCCCGCATACCTCGGCCGGGCGTGTGCCCACCGCACACGGCTACCGGGTGTTCGTAGACAGCCTGGTGCAGATGCAGCCGCCCGGCGAGGAGGAAGTGCGCCGCCTGCGCGCGGAGCTGGCCAGCGGCAACGGCACCCAGTCGCTGCTGGGTAGCGCCTCGCAGATGCTGTCGGCGATGAGTCACTTCGTGGGGGTGGTCAGCGCGCCGCGCCGCGAGCAGTTTGCGTTCCGGCATATCGATTTCGTGGCGCTGGACGCACGCCGCGTGCTGGCGATCCTGGTGTTTGCCGACAACGAAGTGCAGAACCGGGTGATCGAGCCGCGCCGCGCCTACGAGCCGGCCGAGCTGGAACGGGTGGCCAATTACCTCAATGCTCAGTTCGCCGGGCGCGCGCTGTCCGATATCCGCGCCAGCCTCTTGCGCGAACTGCGCATGGCCAAGAACGAGATGGAGCAGCTGCTGGCCCATAGCGTGGACCTGGCCAGCGAGGCACTGGTGCCGGCCGATGCCGAGGACATGGTGATGGCCGGGCAGGCCCGGCTGATGGGCGTGCAGGACCTGTCGGACCTGGACCGGCTGCGCGAGCTGTTCGAAGCTTTCGCCAGCAAGCGCGAGATCCTGCAACTGCTCGAACGCACCATCCAGGCGCCGGGCGTGCGCATCTTCATCGGCGAAGAGACCGGCATGGTGTCGCTGGAAGACGTCTCGCTGGTCACCGCGCCGTACGCTGCCAACGGCCAGGTGCTGGGCGTGCTGGGGGTGATCGGGCCCAAACGCATGGCTTACGACCGGCTGATTCCGCTGGTGCAGACTGCCGCCCAGGTACTGGGCGCGGCGATGGAGCCGCCCGGGGTGCGATAA